The Sporosarcina ureae genome includes a region encoding these proteins:
- the hflK gene encoding FtsH protease activity modulator HflK, whose protein sequence is MSTKRILVTLGLFITGLVLLLIVFTTWYTVDESEQAVVISFGQAGAPVTDSGLHFKLPWPIQKAEILSKETYSIHFGYKQDKSGEIVDKETKMITGDEYIVLTDLTVQWRIVDPKKYLFNAEDPIEILRDAASASIRSIIGSSTIDAALTDGKAEIEAKTRDLLTSLVEKYDIGVAVQGVKLQDVELPNAEVRAAFTAVTDARETKNTKINEAKKYENQRTKEAIGERDAIKSRAQGKKTARIEQARGDVAVFSDLYNEYAKNKEITRERLIIETLEQVLPKANLYIMNDSGETMKYLPLQQLQKDQPPVKEEKEKSADKGGKAS, encoded by the coding sequence ATGAGCACAAAAAGGATCCTGGTGACACTTGGTTTGTTTATCACCGGATTAGTACTTTTATTGATCGTCTTTACTACTTGGTACACAGTAGACGAATCTGAACAAGCTGTCGTTATTTCATTCGGACAAGCTGGCGCACCTGTGACCGACTCAGGCCTTCATTTTAAGTTGCCTTGGCCGATTCAGAAGGCGGAGATTTTATCCAAGGAAACATACAGTATTCATTTCGGTTACAAGCAAGATAAGTCGGGTGAGATCGTAGATAAGGAAACGAAGATGATTACAGGTGACGAGTACATCGTTCTGACCGATTTGACCGTGCAGTGGCGTATTGTCGACCCTAAGAAGTATTTATTCAATGCAGAAGATCCTATTGAAATATTGAGGGATGCGGCGTCTGCGTCTATTCGTTCCATCATCGGTAGTTCTACAATTGATGCGGCATTGACGGATGGAAAAGCGGAAATTGAAGCGAAGACACGTGATTTATTGACTAGTTTAGTAGAGAAATATGATATCGGTGTCGCAGTACAAGGCGTAAAATTGCAAGACGTTGAATTACCGAATGCAGAAGTACGTGCAGCATTTACCGCTGTAACGGATGCGCGTGAAACGAAAAATACGAAGATCAACGAAGCGAAAAAATATGAAAACCAGAGAACGAAAGAAGCAATCGGTGAACGTGACGCAATCAAGTCCCGAGCACAAGGGAAAAAGACTGCACGGATCGAACAAGCACGTGGTGACGTGGCGGTATTCAGTGATTTATATAATGAATATGCAAAAAATAAAGAAATCACGCGTGAACGTTTAATTATTGAGACGCTAGAGCAAGTATTACCCAAAGCGAATCTATATATCATGAACGACAGCGGAGAAACAATGAAGTATTTACCACTTCAACAGCTGCAAAAAGATCAGCCACCTGTAAAAGAAGAAAAGGAGAAATCAGCTGACAAAGGAGGTAAAGCTTCATGA
- the hflC gene encoding protease modulator HflC, which translates to MSNEQNPFKKIEEALKKMGETDQQQSAQKPGPEPDPKVTQMRPKKAFDMKKYTKLIISLTVVFAILVILLSNLFIVKENEYRVVRQFGEITRIIEKPGINMKIPFIQSVSTLPKNRMTSNVSEAEINTKDKKRIIIDNYAIWHITDPAKMISNARNIVNAEARMEEFIYSVVRNEMGRLDYVNVVNDEDSSRGSLNDDVTAKVNKFLDDGNYGINVVDVRMKRIDLPEENEQSIYTRMISERDSTAQSYLSEGDAEKQKIEAETDREVQEMLAKAKKEAAIVTAQGEAEAAKIYNNAYAKDPEFYKLYRTLQSYTKVVDDETMIILPADSPYAKLLTGNIE; encoded by the coding sequence ATGAGTAACGAACAAAACCCGTTCAAGAAGATAGAAGAAGCTCTCAAAAAGATGGGAGAAACTGATCAACAACAAAGTGCACAGAAGCCAGGACCGGAACCAGATCCTAAAGTTACGCAGATGCGACCGAAAAAAGCGTTTGATATGAAGAAGTATACGAAACTAATTATCTCACTGACGGTAGTCTTTGCGATTCTTGTCATTCTGTTATCCAACTTATTTATCGTGAAAGAGAATGAATACCGCGTCGTCCGTCAATTCGGTGAAATTACTAGGATTATCGAAAAACCGGGTATCAATATGAAAATACCATTCATTCAAAGTGTTAGTACGTTGCCGAAAAATCGAATGACTTCTAATGTGTCGGAAGCGGAAATCAATACGAAAGATAAGAAGCGGATCATTATTGATAACTATGCAATCTGGCATATTACCGATCCTGCTAAAATGATTTCCAACGCACGTAATATCGTCAACGCGGAAGCGAGAATGGAAGAATTTATTTATTCTGTCGTCCGAAATGAAATGGGACGCCTAGATTATGTCAATGTCGTCAATGATGAAGATTCTTCTCGCGGAAGTTTGAATGACGATGTAACAGCCAAAGTAAATAAATTTTTAGATGATGGTAATTACGGGATCAATGTAGTGGATGTACGTATGAAGCGTATCGATTTACCGGAAGAAAACGAACAATCTATCTACACGCGGATGATTTCTGAACGTGATTCGACTGCCCAATCCTACCTTTCTGAAGGGGATGCAGAGAAACAGAAGATTGAAGCGGAAACGGATCGTGAAGTGCAGGAAATGTTAGCAAAAGCGAAAAAAGAAGCGGCAATCGTAACCGCGCAAGGTGAGGCGGAAGCTGCCAAAATTTATAATAACGCGTATGCAAAAGATCCTGAATTCTACAAACTGTATAGAACACTTCAGTCGTATACGAAAGTCGTGGATGATGAAACGATGATCATCCTTCCAGCAGATTCACCATATGCCAAGCTATTAACCGGCAATATCGAGTAA
- the polA gene encoding DNA polymerase I: MTKKKIVLLDGNSLAYRAFFALPLLTNEKGVHTNAVYGFTMMLETILANEKPTHVIVAWDAGKTTFRHSTYTEYKGGRQKTPPELSEQFPYIRKLIEAFGITQYELDLYEADDIIGTLSRECSDAEADVVIISGDKDLTQLANDQTTVCITRKGITDLEKYTPAHIEEKYGIAPLQIIDMKGLMGDASDNIPGVPGIGEKTALKLLKEYGSVENVYESIDQITAKKMKENLVNNKDQAFMSKELATIEVHAPITVSLNDLDFVGRNEEEVIQLYKELQFKSLLEKMDVAVEVQPLEKIAVHSVEEITPDMLTDTMSVHVEIDGDNYLSEDILGIGLSNDTDTYFIPTELATSSDLFRNWIADHATRKYVSDSKSAYAAIARLGMELNGAEFDLMLAAYIVNPSFSTNEVAEIARSFGYHGVESDEAVYGKGAKRTVPALEQLANHTARKAHAVWELYPVVTKQLEDNEQRDLFHDLELPLAKILGKMEVTGVKTDVEVLKTIGEQLSERLAVIEKTIYEMAGEKFNINSPKQLGVILFEKIGLTPIKKTKTGYSTAADVLEKLESEHEIIQHILLYRQLGKLNSTYIEGLSKEIHEDGKIHTRFQQALTQTGRLSSINPNLQNIPIRLEEGRKIRAAFIPSETEWIMFAADYSQIELRVLAHISQDEKLIEAFRQGADIHTKTAMDVFGVKEEEVDSNMRRAAKAVNFGIVYGISDYGLSQSLTITRKEAGEFIDTYLASFPGVKQYMDDSIIDAKQKGYVTTLLKRRRYLPDITSSNFNLRGFAERTAMNTPIQGTAADIIKQAMIDMDARLEKEQMQARMLLQVHDELIFEAPMEELEKLKEIVPEVMEQTIQLDVPLKVDWNYGKSWYETK, encoded by the coding sequence TTGACGAAAAAGAAAATCGTCTTATTGGATGGAAACAGCTTAGCATACCGTGCGTTTTTTGCTTTACCTTTATTAACGAATGAAAAGGGTGTTCATACAAATGCGGTATACGGTTTTACGATGATGTTAGAGACCATCTTAGCGAATGAAAAACCGACACACGTAATTGTAGCATGGGATGCAGGGAAAACAACATTCCGCCACAGTACGTATACAGAATACAAAGGCGGACGTCAAAAGACACCACCCGAGCTATCCGAACAGTTCCCGTATATTCGCAAATTAATTGAAGCGTTCGGCATCACGCAGTATGAACTGGATCTATACGAAGCAGATGATATTATTGGGACACTGAGCAGAGAGTGCAGTGATGCGGAAGCGGATGTCGTCATCATCTCAGGAGATAAAGATTTAACGCAACTCGCGAATGATCAGACAACGGTATGCATCACAAGAAAAGGCATTACTGACCTTGAGAAGTACACACCTGCACATATCGAAGAGAAATACGGTATTGCCCCATTGCAGATCATCGACATGAAAGGTTTGATGGGCGATGCTTCCGATAATATCCCAGGCGTACCGGGAATTGGTGAGAAAACTGCACTGAAATTATTGAAGGAATATGGTTCTGTAGAAAATGTCTATGAATCGATCGATCAAATTACCGCTAAGAAAATGAAAGAAAACTTGGTGAACAATAAAGATCAAGCGTTCATGAGTAAAGAACTTGCCACAATTGAAGTGCATGCTCCGATCACCGTGTCATTGAATGATTTGGACTTTGTTGGACGCAACGAAGAAGAAGTGATCCAACTATATAAAGAGTTACAATTTAAATCATTGCTTGAAAAGATGGATGTAGCGGTCGAAGTTCAGCCACTAGAAAAAATCGCTGTTCATAGTGTGGAAGAAATCACTCCAGACATGCTGACGGATACGATGTCTGTGCATGTCGAGATCGATGGCGATAATTATTTGTCTGAAGATATTTTAGGTATTGGGTTGTCAAATGACACCGATACGTACTTCATTCCGACTGAATTGGCTACATCATCCGATCTCTTTAGGAACTGGATTGCGGATCATGCAACGCGTAAATACGTTTCAGACTCCAAATCAGCCTATGCGGCAATTGCGCGACTTGGCATGGAACTAAACGGTGCAGAATTCGATCTCATGCTGGCGGCGTACATCGTCAATCCTTCATTCTCAACAAATGAAGTCGCTGAAATCGCACGTTCATTTGGCTATCATGGTGTAGAAAGTGACGAAGCGGTCTATGGTAAAGGAGCTAAACGGACTGTACCGGCGCTTGAACAACTTGCCAACCATACTGCGAGAAAAGCCCATGCGGTGTGGGAGCTGTATCCAGTAGTTACCAAACAGTTGGAGGACAATGAACAGCGTGACTTATTCCATGACCTGGAATTACCGTTAGCCAAGATCCTTGGGAAAATGGAAGTAACCGGTGTGAAAACGGACGTAGAGGTACTGAAGACGATTGGTGAACAGTTGTCGGAACGTCTAGCCGTCATTGAGAAAACAATCTATGAAATGGCTGGCGAAAAGTTCAATATTAATTCGCCTAAGCAACTTGGCGTCATTCTGTTCGAAAAAATCGGCCTGACACCTATTAAGAAAACAAAAACGGGTTACTCGACAGCTGCAGATGTGCTAGAGAAACTCGAAAGTGAACATGAGATCATTCAACATATTTTATTATACCGACAGCTCGGCAAGTTGAATTCAACATATATCGAAGGTCTATCTAAAGAGATTCATGAAGACGGAAAGATTCATACACGTTTCCAGCAGGCGCTAACACAGACGGGTAGATTGAGCTCGATCAATCCGAACTTGCAAAATATCCCGATTCGTTTGGAAGAAGGACGTAAAATACGTGCAGCCTTCATTCCTTCAGAAACCGAATGGATTATGTTTGCGGCTGACTATTCACAAATTGAATTACGTGTACTTGCGCATATTTCACAAGACGAAAAATTAATTGAAGCATTCCGTCAAGGGGCGGATATTCATACGAAAACAGCGATGGATGTTTTTGGTGTGAAGGAAGAAGAAGTCGATAGCAATATGCGTCGCGCAGCAAAAGCGGTCAACTTTGGTATTGTCTACGGCATCAGTGATTATGGATTATCCCAAAGCTTAACGATTACCCGCAAAGAAGCGGGGGAATTTATCGATACGTATTTGGCGAGCTTCCCGGGCGTCAAACAGTATATGGATGACAGTATTATTGACGCCAAGCAAAAAGGCTATGTGACGACATTATTGAAACGCAGACGTTATTTGCCGGACATTACGAGTTCGAATTTCAACTTACGAGGTTTTGCCGAGCGTACGGCAATGAATACACCGATCCAAGGAACGGCGGCGGACATCATTAAACAAGCGATGATTGATATGGATGCCAGACTAGAAAAAGAACAAATGCAAGCACGTATGTTGCTACAAGTACACGATGAATTGATCTTTGAAGCGCCTATGGAAGAGTTGGAGAAGTTAAAAGAAATCGTACCGGAAGTCATGGAACAAACGATTCAACTCGATGTGCCGTTGAAAGTCGATTGGAATTATGGCAAGTCTTGGTACGAAACAAAGTGA